In Priestia megaterium NBRC 15308 = ATCC 14581, the following proteins share a genomic window:
- the guaB gene encoding IMP dehydrogenase: MWESKFSKEGLTFDDVLLVPAKSEVLPKDVDMSVELTKTLKLKVPFISAGMDTVTEAEMAIAMARQGGLGIIHKNMSIEQQAEQVDKVKRSESGVITDPFFLTPENQVFAAEHLMGKYRISGVPIVNNEEEQKLVGILTNRDLRFIQDYSMQIADVMTKEELVTAPVGTTLEEAEKILQQYKIEKLPLVDDNGVLKGLITIKDIEKVIEFPNAAKDQQGRLLVGAAVGVTADSNVRIEKLVQAGVDVIVIDTAHGHSQGVLDTVSSIREAYPELNIIAGNVATAEGTKALIEAGANVVKVGIGPGSICTTRVVAGVGVPQITAVYDCATEARKHGVAIIADGGIKYSGDIVKALAAGGHTVMLGSLLAGTTESPGETEIYQGRRFKVYRGMGSVGAMEKGSKDRYFQEDNKKLVPEGIEGRLPYKGPVADTLYQMIGGLRAGMGYCGSANLEALREQAQFIRMTGAGLRESHPHDVQITKESPNYSMR, translated from the coding sequence ATGTGGGAAAGCAAATTTTCTAAAGAAGGCTTAACATTTGATGACGTTTTACTGGTGCCAGCAAAATCTGAGGTACTACCTAAAGACGTTGATATGAGTGTTGAACTAACAAAAACATTAAAATTAAAGGTGCCGTTCATCAGTGCAGGAATGGATACAGTTACAGAAGCTGAAATGGCTATTGCGATGGCTAGACAAGGTGGTTTAGGTATCATTCACAAAAACATGTCGATTGAACAGCAAGCAGAACAAGTTGATAAAGTAAAACGTTCTGAAAGTGGTGTTATCACGGATCCTTTCTTTTTAACTCCTGAAAACCAAGTATTTGCTGCTGAACATTTAATGGGCAAATATCGTATCTCAGGTGTGCCGATTGTCAACAACGAAGAAGAACAAAAACTAGTTGGAATCCTTACAAACCGCGACTTGCGTTTTATCCAAGATTATTCAATGCAAATTGCTGATGTAATGACAAAAGAAGAATTGGTTACTGCCCCAGTAGGAACGACTTTAGAAGAAGCAGAGAAAATTCTACAGCAATACAAAATTGAAAAGTTACCTCTTGTAGATGACAATGGCGTATTAAAAGGCCTTATCACAATTAAAGACATTGAAAAAGTAATTGAGTTTCCAAATGCAGCTAAAGATCAACAAGGTCGATTATTAGTTGGAGCAGCTGTTGGCGTAACAGCTGATTCAAACGTTCGTATCGAAAAATTAGTACAAGCTGGCGTTGATGTTATCGTTATTGATACAGCGCATGGACATTCACAAGGCGTTTTAGATACGGTAAGCAGCATTCGCGAGGCATATCCAGAGTTAAATATTATTGCTGGTAACGTAGCAACTGCTGAAGGTACAAAAGCATTAATTGAAGCAGGAGCAAACGTAGTAAAAGTAGGAATTGGACCTGGTTCAATTTGTACAACTCGTGTTGTAGCTGGTGTAGGCGTTCCACAAATTACAGCAGTATATGACTGTGCAACTGAAGCTCGTAAGCACGGTGTAGCTATTATCGCAGATGGCGGTATTAAATACTCTGGAGATATTGTAAAAGCACTTGCGGCTGGTGGACATACAGTAATGCTAGGAAGCCTTCTAGCAGGGACGACAGAAAGTCCTGGAGAAACAGAAATCTACCAGGGTAGACGCTTTAAAGTGTACCGTGGAATGGGCTCTGTAGGAGCTATGGAAAAAGGAAGTAAAGATCGATACTTCCAAGAAGATAATAAAAAATTAGTCCCAGAAGGTATCGAAGGACGTTTGCCTTACAAAGGACCTGTAGCAGATACTTTATATCAAATGATTGGCGGTTTACGCGCAGGAATGGGTTACTGTGGTTCAGCTAACTTAGAAGCGTTACGTGAACAGGCACAATTCATTCGTATGACTGGAGCAGGTTTAAGAGAAAGCCACCCACATGATGTACAAATCACAAAAGAATCTCCTAACTATTCTATGAGATAA
- a CDS encoding YaaC family protein: MHKFNDVWTSYNLFFSVPFVQDFLKKRYQKLNYSDAEQHSFKNSYPFIYYLEHSKNYYQVAAQSPVSVQPVLLFYGMSQLLKACLLTQNPVYPENTAVLAHGVSTRKRKKQSYDFLDDEVKIQKSGLFSQVGEELFHVKQLEGSKYTMNYLLSCVPELDTLFLNLGTGSFSHLTTIGSLPATSLSIPEQVTRCYHMNHERLYSFLKERSHLSLSLSEDQVCILDPSSCLYNCSPFMYNFQNNTLHAPLEKDSCLYFPEMLAHYLLLYNLSMISRYETEWWYELLHTYSSKDYPFILRFLEVTAQKIPYLISCYLNEHTKKD; encoded by the coding sequence TTGCATAAATTTAATGATGTTTGGACGTCCTACAATTTATTTTTCTCCGTTCCTTTTGTACAAGACTTTTTAAAAAAGCGCTATCAAAAATTGAATTATAGCGATGCAGAGCAACATAGCTTTAAAAACAGTTACCCCTTTATTTATTATCTGGAACACAGTAAAAATTATTATCAAGTTGCGGCACAATCTCCTGTATCAGTTCAACCAGTTTTATTATTTTATGGAATGTCACAGCTGTTAAAAGCCTGTTTGTTAACGCAAAACCCAGTATATCCAGAAAATACAGCGGTGTTAGCACATGGAGTATCAACACGAAAAAGAAAAAAACAAAGTTATGATTTTTTAGATGATGAAGTTAAGATCCAAAAAAGCGGTTTGTTTTCACAAGTAGGAGAAGAATTGTTTCATGTGAAACAACTGGAAGGTAGTAAATATACAATGAATTATCTGTTGTCGTGCGTACCGGAATTAGATACATTATTTTTAAATTTAGGAACTGGATCATTTTCCCATTTAACAACTATTGGGTCGCTTCCAGCTACCTCTTTGTCTATTCCTGAACAAGTTACACGGTGTTATCATATGAATCACGAAAGGCTCTACTCTTTTTTAAAAGAGCGTTCCCACCTATCATTGTCTCTGTCAGAAGATCAGGTATGTATTCTTGATCCTTCAAGCTGTTTATATAATTGTTCACCTTTTATGTACAATTTCCAAAATAACACGCTGCATGCACCTTTGGAAAAAGATAGCTGCTTATATTTCCCTGAGATGTTGGCACATTACTTATTACTTTATAATTTAAGTATGATTTCACGTTATGAAACAGAGTGGTGGTATGAATTATTGCATACATACTCTTCGAAAGATTACCCATTTATCTTGAGGTTCCTTGAAGTTACGGCTCAAAAGATTCCTTACTTAATTTCTTGTTACTTAAATGAACATACAAAAAAAGACTAG